The Mytilus trossulus isolate FHL-02 chromosome 3, PNRI_Mtr1.1.1.hap1, whole genome shotgun sequence genome contains a region encoding:
- the LOC134711010 gene encoding uncharacterized protein LOC134711010, translated as MKPNGLNQFYQKYTEAYGIPVVGSDQVSDNALRRACYVVRFMFADNKDVRTSYYKRYGRVAVIGASEGTTDIPEHSWLPNRMNERTRGLGATDYAPVCTAGEENASCFCQDKYFLEDIFVHEVAHGAHFLGAKYAIAGWSTKLINQFEDAQRTGLWNDTYAMNSSAEYFI; from the exons ATGAAACCAAATGGTCTGAATCAATTCTACCAGAAATATACGGAAGCTTATGGTATTCCTGTTGTAG GATCGGATCAAGTGTCAGATAATGCATTGAGACGAGCTTGTTATGTGGTGAGATTTATGTTTGCCGATAACAAAGATGTTCGGACGTCCTACTACAAACGTTATGGACGAGTGGCAGTAATTGGAGCCTCGGAAGGGACGACAGATATCCCCGAACACAGTTGGCTTCCAAATAGAATGAACGAGAGAACACGTGGTCTAGGAGCAACTGATTATGCACCAGTGTGTACTGCAGGAGAAGAAAATGCTTCATGTTTTTGCCAGGATAAATACTTTCTTGAAGATATATTTGTCCATGAAGTTGCTCATGGAGCTCATTTTTTGGGTGCAAAATACGCTATTGCTGGTTGGAGTACAAAACTTATTAATCAGTTTGAAGATGCACAGAGAACTGGTCTTTGGAACGACACATATGCAATGAATTCATCGGCTGAATATTTT atatag